TTAGGGCTATTGAAACACGGGATGAAAAATATTTAAAAGACCTGTCAGATATGTATCATAATTTACTCCAATTCCAACGTTCACTATAATAATATATTATAGATGTTTATAACTTATGAGACAGATACTTTTCGGCTAATTTGAAGAACATGCTAAAAAACCTCCTTACAATCCAATTTTTAACTAAACAATTATCAGAAATATGTATATACTGTAATGTATGAGGAGGTGGAATGGCATGGTTATTCATGAAAATCACTTTTTTGAAATAATAAAAAATGAGGGGAAAATATATTTGCAAACCCGACAGCCAGGTTTTATGCTAAAAGACTTCGAAACGATTTTGCGCCAAAATCCTCGTATTAAATTAACGAATTTTGCATTATTAAAAGAGGGACTAAATGAAGTGACTGACACCCCGGTTGAAATCGGTAAATGGCTTCCATCGATTGTAATCGAAATTTCCCGAGATAAAATGTCAGCATCGCTTTTTGTATATGAGACAGCGGAGTATATAAAAGAAAATGTGCAATCCATACAAAAAAAGGTTCAGAAGCTTTTAGCTGAAGATAACATAACGTACGGTATTTTAAATGTGAAACTGGAATCGATTGTCACTGCGAAGGCAACATTGATTGCGCAAGGAACACCGCCTGTCAAAGGTGAAGATTCACAAATTACCTATTTAGAATTACCTGAGCGAAAACCGGTTATAAGAGAAGATGGCAAAGCGGATTATTATGATTTGAACTTTATTTATGAAATTGAAGAAGGCGCATGGCTTGGTGAGAAAATTCATGCACAATCAGGTATTCCGGGAATAAATATTTATGGGGAATCGATTCCTGCTCCTTTGGGGCGAGATTTGCCGTTGAATTATGACAAGAAATCGGCCTATGAAGTTGAAGAAGAGGGAAAAACGGTACTTCGCTCGAAAATAAGCGGGGTAGTTGAAGAACATCAAGGAATGGTGAGTGTGAATCAGCATTTACCAATTGACGGTGATGTCGGCATCGAAACCGGGAATATTGAATTTAATGGATCTGTCTCAATTAAAGGAACTGTCCAGCCAGGCTTTTCCGTTGTTGCAAATGGTGATATTTCAATCGAACATCCAGAAGGTGTATCCGGCGCAAAACTGATTAAGTCCCTTTACGGGGATATTTTTATTCGAGGAGGCATATTCGGTTTAGGCGAAACACTTGTAGAAGCTGCCGGAGATATATTCGTTAAACATGTAAATGATGCCCATTTAGTCGCAGGTCAAAATCTGAATATTGGATTTTATTCGTTAGGTTCAAATTTGACTGCACATTCCATTTTGGTTGATGAGCGGAAAGGGAAAATCATCGGTGGGACTGCAATCGCAAAAAGTACAATCGTTTCGGCGTTTACAGGAAACCGACTGGAAAGACCGACTGAATTAATCATTATTAGCATAAACAGAGCACAAAGTCTTGAGGTCATTCAATACAAGGCATCGCTGCTAAAATCAATGCATGAAGATATGGTGCAGCTTGAGGCACAAATAGAACGCATCCTTCCTGTTATACATACGTTAACACCACGACAATTGGCGGCATTGGAGCTCACAAAACAAAAGCTCGCTTCCAATAAAGAAACAGCGCAGAATTTAGATCGGGAAATTAAACAATTAATGAACGATTTACGCAAAGTTAGTAAAGCAGAGATTCATGTGACGAAAGAAGCATATCCTGGTACATATATACAGATTGGCAAAAAGTCCACTGTTTTGACGTCTATAACAAATGGACGATTTTTAATAGAAAATGGAGAGTTGAATGTATAATGAATAACATACCCATTTTTGCCCACCGAGGGGCATCAAGCTTTCACTTAGAAAATACGTTTGCTGCCTTTAAAAAAGCGAAAGAACTTGGGGCAGATGGCATTGAACTGGATCTCCAAGTTTCAAATGATGGAATTTTAGTGGTATTCCATGACAATGACTTAAAGAGACTGGCCGGTATTAATAAAATGGTCAATCAGTGTTCTTATGACGAGCTCATTCACTATAAATTAGGTCCGCGGTTTAAACGGCTGTTTCGTCGTGACCGGATGATTGCCTTTGCCGACGTACTGGAATGGGCGAATGCCGAAAATATTGCGTTGAATGTAGAGCTGAAAGAGTCGCTATTAACGAATGAGCATGTTCTGAAGGAATTACTGCAAACGATCAGCTTACCTGAAAACAGCCATTTCTCTTCATTCCATGATTCTCTGCTAAAGATTGTGAAAGAGATTCGCCCGGACATCGAGACGGCGTATATTATTACGAGAAAATTCTATTGGGCCACATTAGCGGAGCAAAATTTTTTCGATGCGATACATGCACATAAACGGTACTATAAAGATCAATATTTAGAGGCCTGTAAAACGGCTAATATCGGCATGCGTTTTTACGCAATCCAGGGAAATGAATCATTCTTAAAAACTCCCCATTCGATTGTAAAAGGGTGGATTACGGATTTTCCGCATTTAGTTCAGGAAGCCCAGAAAAATCGACAAGTTTGATTTTATTTAAATGAAATATGGAAGTGATTCCCTATTTACTTTTACCCTAATAATTTTGTGGAATGCCAGAATAACATTACTCTTCTTCATTGAAGAATTAACTGAATATACGAAAAAAATCAAATTTCCCTATAAAGAGAAATTTGATTTTTTGTTTTGTCTTTATTTCTGCCAGCGCTCCGATACTTTACCACGCTTGCGATCCCGGTACAGTAAAAACCCTGCAAAAAATAAAAATGAAACGGCAAAGAATATGGCACCGACGACGAATTGTAACCAAATCCAAGGAAATGGTGAAATTAAAATACCGAATAATGTGTCTCGCATAAATTTTATCCCGGCAGCCATTAAAATTGCGGGAATGACTAGTACGATAAATGCAGCCATACGTGCCATTTACAGACCTCCTTCAGACAAAAAACAGTAAATGAAACAATGTCTCAGATTATTTTTAGTATCACTTAATTTTACAATGCAGGCAGAGAAAGTCAATAATCGGGTATAGATTCATAGAATGGAAATATGGGATGAGTCCAATAAAACTTAAATTACTATATTGAAATAGTGTTTTCGAAAGTAATTTTGCGTGATTTTCAAATTTGATTTCGCGTAAAAATTGTCCGAATATTCTAATTTAAATCAAATTAAGGATTTCTAGTTGCATCCTTTTAGATTTATAAGTATTGTAAAAATAACGATAATAAAATTATACAAATTTAAGTATTTATTATCTTTAATTAACAGAAAATAATAATATACGAGAAAGTAAGCGCTTTCTTGAGTGGAGGGGTATAGTGTTATGGAAATTTTCAAGTACATGCAGAAATATGATTTTGAACAAGTAGTCTTTTGCCAAGATGAGGCATCGGGGTTAAAAGCGGTTATTGCTATTCATGATACAACATTGGGACCAGCTCTTGGGGGTTCGCGCATGTGGACATATGCCTCAGAGGAAGCAGCTATTGAAGATGCACTTCGTCTAGCACGCGGTATGACTTATAAAAATGCGGCGGCAGGCTTAAATTTAGGTGGCGGTAAAACAGTTATTATTGGAGATCCGTTCAAGGATAAAAATGAAGAAATGTTCCGTGCATTAGGACGTTTCATTCAAGGTTTGAATGGTCGATATATTACGGCAGAAGATGTCGGTACAACGGTTGCAGATATGGATTTAATTCATGAAGAAACAAATTATGTAACAGGTATTTCTCCGGCATTCGGCAGCTCTGGCAATCCTTCACCAATTACAGCGTATGGTGTATTTTTAGGGATGAAGGCAGCAGCGAAAGAAGCATTTGGAGATGACTCGCTGGCAGGCCGTAAAGTAGCAGTTCAAGGTCTTGGGAATGTTGCGTACACATTATGTGAATACTTGCATAAAGAAGGAGCGAAACTAATCGTAACTGACATTAATCAGCAAGCAATCGATCGTGTCGTTGCAGACTTTGGAGCAGTAGCTGTAGCACCTGATGAAATTTACGCACAAGATGTGGATATTTTCTCACCATGTGCTCTTGGCGCAATTGTCAATGATCAGACGATTCCGACATTCAAAGCGAAGGTTATTGCTGGATCTGCAAACAATCAGCTGGCAGAATCAAGACATGGTAAAGTACTGCATGATTTAGGGATTGTTTATGCACCGGATTATGTGATTAATGCAGGTGGGGTTATTAACGTAGCAGACGAGTTATACGGCTATAATCGCGAGCGTGCAATGAAGCGTGTAGAAACGATCTACACAAGCTTGGAAAAGATTTTTGCAATTTCAAAAGAAGAAGATATTCCAACATATTTAGCAGCAAACCGTTTGGCAGAAGAGCGTATTGCTCGTGTAGCAAAATCCCGCAGTCAGTTCCTTCAAAACGAAAAAAATATTTTAAACGGTCGCTAATACGCGATTACGAAAGAAGAAATTGATTTTGTAACTGGAAAAAGGGGTGTCGGTTATGGCGAAAGATTATGATGTCGTTATTTTAGGCGGAGGCACAGGCGGTTATGTAGCCGCGATTCGTGCGTCACAGCTCGGATTGAAAACGGCAATCGTCGAAAAAAATAAAATGGGGGGTACATGCCTGCATGCGGGCTGTATTCCAACTAAAGCATTGCTCCGAAGTGCGGAAGTATATGTGCAATCGAAAAAGGCACTTGATTTTGGGGTGGAAGTAAATGACGTCAAAATCGATTTTGAACGTGTCCAACAAAGAAAGGCTACCGTTGTAGATAAGCTTTACAAAGGTGTCCAGCACTTGATGAAAAAAGGAAAGATCGACGTATATGATGGTTTCGGCCGCATTTTAGGACCATCTATTTTCTCGCCGATGCCAGGTACGATTTCAGTGGAAATGAATGATGGCACAGAGAATGAAATGCTTGTGCCGCAAAACGTCATCATTGCGACGGGTTCTCGCCCTCGAACATTGGACGGATTGAAAGTTGATGGGAAAAAAGTATTCACATCAGATGAATTCCTGACAATCGAAAAGCTCCCGAAGTCAGCTATTATTATCGGTGGTGGCGTAATTGGTGTCGAATGGGCGTCAATGCTCACTGATTTCGATGTTGAAGTCACGATTATCGAGCTAGGTGATCGTTTGTTGCCGACTGAAGATGCAGCCATTTCCGCGGAGATGCTGAAATCTTTGAAAAAGCGCGGGGTGAATGTTCATTTCAATGTAAAACTTGATCCTTCCGCAATTGATACAAAGGAAAATGTATCACTACAAGTGAATGATGAAACCATTTCAGCGGAAGCACTTTTACTATCAGTTGGAAGGATAGCGAACACGTCAAACATCGGCTTGGAGAATACGGAAATCGAACTGGACAATGGATATATTTCAGTAAACGAACATTTCCAGACGAAAGAACGTCATATATATGCTATAGGAGATGTTATCGGTGGAATGCAGTTGGCACATGTTGCTTCACATGAAGGAATACGTGCTGTCGAGCATATTGCGGGACAGAATTCGATTCCACTGCATTATGCAAATATTGCACGAGGCGTCTACAGTAATCCGGAAGTCGCAAGTGTCGGCCTTACGGAAGAGCAAGCGAAAAACAACGGCTATAAAGTTGTGACAACAACATTCCCGTTTAAAGCGATCGGTAAAGCGATTGTGTATGGTGAAACAGCAGGCTTTGTGAAAGTAGTTGCCGATGAAAGTTCGAATGATGTTGTCGGCGTCCATTTAATCGGACCGCATGCAACGGATTTAATTTCTGAAGCTGCACTTGGCTTGTTTTTAAATGCCTCACCATGGGAAGTTGGACAGATGGTGCATTTGCATCCTTCGCTAAGCGAAATTATTGGGGAAGCCGCACTGGCGATTGAAGGCAAAGCAATTCATTTTTAACAGCGACAAGGGGGTATTTTATGACGGACACTAATATTACACATGAACAATTGGGATTAACGGATGAAGATGTACTGAAAATGTACGAAACAATGTTAATGGCACGCCGTATTGATGAGCGGATGTGGCTGTTAAACCGTGCAGGCAAAATACCATTTGTTATTTCATGCCAAGGACAGGAGGCGGCTCAAGTAGGTGCTGCCTTTGCCCTTGATCATACAAAGGATTATATTGCGCCGTACTATCGTGATATGGGGGTTGTCCTTCATTTTGGGATGACGGCTAAAGATTTAATGCTTTCGGCGTTTGCGAAAGCGGAAGATCCGAACTCTGGCGGGCGTCAAATGCCGGGGCACTTCGGGCAAAAGAAAAATCGTATACTTACGGGTTCTTCTCCTGTAACGACACAAGTACCGCACGCGGTCGGTGTTGCACTTGCAGGAAAAATGCAGCAAAAGGACTTTATCACATTTGTAACGCTCGGTGAAGGTTCGTCAAACCAAGGGGACTTCCATGAAGGAGCAAACTTTGCGGGTGTGCATAAATTGCCGGTTATTATCATGGTAGAAAACAACCAATATGCAATTTCTGTACCGGTTGAGCGCCAATTGGGCTGTGCACAAGTGTCAGACCGTGCAATCGGCTACGGGATGCCTGGTGTAACGGTAGACGGCAAAAATCCGCTGGAAGTATACAAAGTGGTGAAAGAAGCGGCTGATCGTGCACGTCGCGGTGAAGGGCCTTCACTGATCGAAACGGTTTCGTTCCGATTGACAGCCCATTCTTCGGATGATGATGATCGTCAATATCGTACAGCTGAGGATATTGCAGAAGGAAAAGCAAAAGACCCGATTATTTTATTTGAAACATACTTAAAAGACAACGGTATAGCGGATGATGCGCTATTGGAAGAAATGAACAAAAAAATTATGGATACTGTCAATGAAGCGACAGATTATGCAGAAAATGCAGCCTATGCCTCGCCAGAACATGCATTGCGTTTTGTGTATGCGGAAGGAGAAGATGCGTAATGCCGGTAATTTCTTATATTGATGCGATTAACTTAGCGATGAAAGAAGAAATGGAGCGAGATGACCGCGTCTTCGTATTAGGTGAAGATGTTGGGTTAAAAGGCGGCGTTTTCAAAGCGACAACAGGTCTGTATGACAAATTCGGCGAAGCACGTGTACTGGATACACCGTTAGCGGAAAGTGCGATTGCCGGTGTTGCAATCGGTGCAGCGATGTATGGCATGCGTCCGATTGCTGAAATGCAGTTTGCGGACTTTATTATGCCTGCTGTAAACCAGATTGTTTCGGAAGCGGCAAAAATTCGTTACCGCTCAAACAATGACTGGAGCTGTCCTTTAGTTGTGCGTGCTCCGTTTGGTGGGGGAATTCATGGTGCCCTTTATCACTCACAATCGGTTGAAGCGATGTTTGCAGGGACTCCTGGATTGAAGATTGTCATTCCGTCAACACCATATGATGCAAAAGGCCTGTTAAAAGCAGCCATTCGCGATCCGGATCCGGTACTGTTTTTCGAACATAAACGTGCATACCGTCTTATTAAAGGTGAAGTGCCGACAGATGATTATACATTGCCGATCGGAAAAGCCGATGTGAAGCGCGAAGGTGATGATGTAACCGTCATTACGTACGGTCTTGCAGTACATTTTGCATTGCAGGCAGCAGAACGCCTGGCAAAAGACGGCATCGAAACGCACATTTTAGATTTGCGTACCGTTTACCCGTTAGATCAAGAAGCCATTATTGAAGCAGCAAGAAAAACAGGGAAAATCCTTCTTATCACAGAGGACAATAAAGAAGGCAGCATTATAAGTGAAGTGGCGGCCATCATTGGAGAGCATTGCCTATTTGAACTGGATGCACCGATCAAGCGTCTCGCGGGACCGGATGTACCTGCAATGCCATACGCACCAACAATGGAAAAGTTCTTCATGATTAATCCCGACAAAGTAGAAAAGGCAATTCGCGAACTCGCTGAATTCTAGTTAATAGAATAAGGGACAGAATATTTAAGCTACAATTTTGTAGAGAAAAGAGTTGATTGGAATGGAAGGGAGGCGAGTGATCGTGCTGACGGTTTCACCTTTCGCACTGCTAAAACACAAGCTGACGGCTAGCGCCTTTCGCTACAAGATTTTCTCTGTGACGAAAGCGTAAGCGACAGTCACAAGCAAGCTTCCTGCGGGAACAGCCTGTGGGAGAGACTACAGGCTCGAGCCGGGCCCGCGGAAAGCGTCCTCCCTGAAATGGAAATCAACTCATATATTTTGAGATGCCCTTATTTAATTCAAGTATCTATATTTGGCTTGCAACTTTTTTGAAATTAAGCCTATTAGTTAAAGGGGGATTGTTTAATGACAATTCAAAATATCGTCATGCCGCAACTTGGAGAAAGTGTGACAGAAGGTAAGATTGAACGCTGGCTTGTCCAAGTGGGAGACAAAGTAAATAAATATGATCCATTAGCAGAAGTAACAACAGATAAAGTTAATGCCGAAATCCCTTCTTCGTTTGCAGGGGTAATTACAGAATTAATCGCAAACGAAGGCGAAACATTGCCGGTAGGCGCAGTTGTATGCGCGATTGAAGTGGAAGGCTCAGAAATGCCGCCAGCACCAGTAGAAAAAAGCTCGAATGTCAGCTCGGCAATTCTAAATGCCGGCCCACAGAAAAAAGAAGAAGAAAAACCAGCAGCAAAAAAAGAAGACAAACCGGTGCGCACAGAACGCAAGCCTGGTCGTTTTTCACCTGCAGTTTTAGCATTGGCCAATGAACACGATGTCGACTTGGCCCAAATTACCGGCACAGGTGTCGGCAATCGGATCACAAGAAAAGATGTTGAAGCCTATGTTGCTGCGGGTAAGCCGACAAGTCAGGATATTTCGAATGACGAACAACCAACAGCATTCGCGGAGCCAAAACAAGAATCGTCTTCGCAAGAGTCAGCACAAGGCTCTACACAAGAACCGGTATCGTCGCCTCAGCCGAAACAGGAAATCCCTGTTGCTGCTGGAGATATTGAAATTCCGGTTACGCAAGTCCGTAAAGCAATTGCGAAAAATATGCTGCGTAGCGCACATGAAATTCCGCATGCATGGATGATGATGGAAGTCGATGTGACAGAGCTTGTTGAATACCGTGACAGCATAAAAGAAGATTTCAAGAAAAAAGAAGGCTTCAACCTGACGTATTTTGCATTTTTCCTAAAAGCGGTCTCCCAGGCGCTAAAAGAATTCCCGATCATCAACTCTGTATGGGCGGAAGATAAAATTATTCAAAAGAAAGATATTAATTTATCGATTGCTGTAGCTACTGATGATGCACTATTCGTGCCGGTTATCAAAAATGTCGATGAAAAATCGATTAAAGGCATCGCGAAGGAAATTCATGAATATGCACATCTTGTACGCAACGGAAAACTGAAATTGGAACATATGCAAGGTGGTACATTTACAGTCAACAATACCGGATCATTTGGTTCTGTTCAGTCGATGGGCATTATCAATCATCCACAGGCAGCAATTTTGCAGGTGGAAAGTATTGTAAAAAGACCTGTAATAGTACAGGGTAATATGATTGCTCCACGCTCTATGGTAAATTTATGTTTATCTTTAGATCATAGAATTTTAGATGGCATGATTTGTGGTAAATTCTTATCTCGTGTGAAAGAAATTCTCGAAAATGTCGATAAACAGAAGATGTCAGTCTACTAAAAATGCCGTGAAAGCCTGTAAAATAAGGCTTTCACGTTTTTTTTCTCTTTATTGTCAGAACATTCTCGTGTAAACTATAGTACAGAAATATAACAAGGGGGGAAGCTACTTAGCGACCACATGTCAATGAATATGAAAGAGATCGAATTTCAAACAGCTAGCTATGAGCAGTGGAAGGAAGAAGCGGTAAAAGCATTAAAAGGAAAACCGTTTGAATCCTTATTTACAAAGACAATTGAAAATATCACGCTTGACCCACTTTATACAGAAGAAAGCTTAATCGAAAAATTGGGAGACCAACTGGAGAAACAAGTATCAACAATCCGTTCTTTAACAAAACAGACGAGCTTCACTGTTGCACAGCAAATCGCCGGCAATGATGCAGCCAGCTTTTTTGCCAATATCGAGGATAGCTTATCACGCGGCAATGAAATGATTACAATCAACAGCCCGGTTGCATTTGACTGGTCTGAACAAGACAGCGAAAAACTCGCTTCTTATTTATCGGAAAATTCATTTAAATTTATCGTCGCTTCTGCTGAAGATGCAGTGCTGGATGTATTCAAATATATTGACGAAGCTAAACGTAAAGACGTTGTAGGCTATATTGTTTCACCTGAAACATTAGAATTAGCTGACTATCCAAACGTCCGCACGTTTTGTGCAAATACGATTCCATTCCATAATGATGGCGCTAATGCGGTTCAAGAGCTTGCTATTGCGCTTGCGCAAGCAGCTAAACTTGCGAATACGGCTGAAGATTTTAAAGCATTTGAACAGAAGTTTTTCGTACAGTTCGCTGTCGATACGCAATTCTTTGCAGAAGTAGCAAAACTTCGTGCATTCAAAGTATTATGGAAAGCGTTTGCTTCAGCATTCGGCAATGAAGCAAGCGCTGTCCCGGTCGTAGTGGAAACTTCGGTACGCAGCTTCTCGAAATATGATGTTTATGTAAACTTATTACGTGCAGGCAATGAAGCGTTCTCAGCGGCAATCGGCGGTGCAGATGTTATTACGGTACATCCGCATGATGCATTGACAGGTGTATCAGGGCAATCGATCCGTATTGCGCGCAATGTTTCCCTTGTTACGAAAGAAGAGTCACATGTAACTAATGTCATCGATCCATCAGGCGGTTCGTACTTTATCGAATCACTAACAGCTGACTATGTAAAAGAAGCATGGGCACTGTTTTTGGAAATCGAAATTGCTGGCGGATTGGAAGCATACGGTATCAATGCTCAAATTGAGGAAGTGTATCAGGCGCGCATGAAGCAAGTGGAGACACGCAAGCATTCACTAATCGGTACGAACATTTATGCAAACCCGCAAGATACAGTAGCAACACCTGAAAATGCTCAATTTGCAGGTGTAAAACGTCTTGCCATTCCATTTGAAAACTTACGTGCCACTTATGCACAAACTGGAATCAAGGCAGCAATCTTAACATTCGGCGAACTGAAAAACTACAAGCCGCGTGCAGATTTTGTACAAGGATACTTTGCGACAGCGGGTGTTGTAGCATATCAAACAGCAGGCTTCCAAACAATTGAAGATGCAACAACTTGGCTTGCAAGTGCCGACTATGACTATGTAGTCGTAGCAGCAACGGATGAAGATACAAAAGCCATTGTTCCGGCATTACTAGAAAACAAAAAACAAACGGTTGTATTGGATGCAGCAGGTAAATATAAAGAAGATGAAGCGGCGTGGACTGCAAATGGCTTAAACGGCTTTATTTATGCAGGTCAGAACATCGCCCGCAAGCTGTCGGATGTCGTAATGAGCGTGAAGGGGGTACAACAATGAGTAAAGCAAATTTCGCAACGGTTGTCATTGAAGATGTATTAAAACAAGAGCAAC
This window of the Solibacillus isronensis genome carries:
- a CDS encoding DUF2627 domain-containing protein, whose product is MARMAAFIVLVIPAILMAAGIKFMRDTLFGILISPFPWIWLQFVVGAIFFAVSFLFFAGFLLYRDRKRGKVSERWQK
- the lpdA gene encoding dihydrolipoyl dehydrogenase, which gives rise to MAKDYDVVILGGGTGGYVAAIRASQLGLKTAIVEKNKMGGTCLHAGCIPTKALLRSAEVYVQSKKALDFGVEVNDVKIDFERVQQRKATVVDKLYKGVQHLMKKGKIDVYDGFGRILGPSIFSPMPGTISVEMNDGTENEMLVPQNVIIATGSRPRTLDGLKVDGKKVFTSDEFLTIEKLPKSAIIIGGGVIGVEWASMLTDFDVEVTIIELGDRLLPTEDAAISAEMLKSLKKRGVNVHFNVKLDPSAIDTKENVSLQVNDETISAEALLLSVGRIANTSNIGLENTEIELDNGYISVNEHFQTKERHIYAIGDVIGGMQLAHVASHEGIRAVEHIAGQNSIPLHYANIARGVYSNPEVASVGLTEEQAKNNGYKVVTTTFPFKAIGKAIVYGETAGFVKVVADESSNDVVGVHLIGPHATDLISEAALGLFLNASPWEVGQMVHLHPSLSEIIGEAALAIEGKAIHF
- a CDS encoding glycerophosphodiester phosphodiesterase, with amino-acid sequence MNNIPIFAHRGASSFHLENTFAAFKKAKELGADGIELDLQVSNDGILVVFHDNDLKRLAGINKMVNQCSYDELIHYKLGPRFKRLFRRDRMIAFADVLEWANAENIALNVELKESLLTNEHVLKELLQTISLPENSHFSSFHDSLLKIVKEIRPDIETAYIITRKFYWATLAEQNFFDAIHAHKRYYKDQYLEACKTANIGMRFYAIQGNESFLKTPHSIVKGWITDFPHLVQEAQKNRQV
- a CDS encoding methylmalonyl-CoA mutase family protein, which encodes MNMKEIEFQTASYEQWKEEAVKALKGKPFESLFTKTIENITLDPLYTEESLIEKLGDQLEKQVSTIRSLTKQTSFTVAQQIAGNDAASFFANIEDSLSRGNEMITINSPVAFDWSEQDSEKLASYLSENSFKFIVASAEDAVLDVFKYIDEAKRKDVVGYIVSPETLELADYPNVRTFCANTIPFHNDGANAVQELAIALAQAAKLANTAEDFKAFEQKFFVQFAVDTQFFAEVAKLRAFKVLWKAFASAFGNEASAVPVVVETSVRSFSKYDVYVNLLRAGNEAFSAAIGGADVITVHPHDALTGVSGQSIRIARNVSLVTKEESHVTNVIDPSGGSYFIESLTADYVKEAWALFLEIEIAGGLEAYGINAQIEEVYQARMKQVETRKHSLIGTNIYANPQDTVATPENAQFAGVKRLAIPFENLRATYAQTGIKAAILTFGELKNYKPRADFVQGYFATAGVVAYQTAGFQTIEDATTWLASADYDYVVVAATDEDTKAIVPALLENKKQTVVLDAAGKYKEDEAAWTANGLNGFIYAGQNIARKLSDVVMSVKGVQQ
- a CDS encoding thiamine pyrophosphate-dependent dehydrogenase E1 component subunit alpha produces the protein MTDTNITHEQLGLTDEDVLKMYETMLMARRIDERMWLLNRAGKIPFVISCQGQEAAQVGAAFALDHTKDYIAPYYRDMGVVLHFGMTAKDLMLSAFAKAEDPNSGGRQMPGHFGQKKNRILTGSSPVTTQVPHAVGVALAGKMQQKDFITFVTLGEGSSNQGDFHEGANFAGVHKLPVIIMVENNQYAISVPVERQLGCAQVSDRAIGYGMPGVTVDGKNPLEVYKVVKEAADRARRGEGPSLIETVSFRLTAHSSDDDDRQYRTAEDIAEGKAKDPIILFETYLKDNGIADDALLEEMNKKIMDTVNEATDYAENAAYASPEHALRFVYAEGEDA
- a CDS encoding Leu/Phe/Val dehydrogenase; translated protein: MEIFKYMQKYDFEQVVFCQDEASGLKAVIAIHDTTLGPALGGSRMWTYASEEAAIEDALRLARGMTYKNAAAGLNLGGGKTVIIGDPFKDKNEEMFRALGRFIQGLNGRYITAEDVGTTVADMDLIHEETNYVTGISPAFGSSGNPSPITAYGVFLGMKAAAKEAFGDDSLAGRKVAVQGLGNVAYTLCEYLHKEGAKLIVTDINQQAIDRVVADFGAVAVAPDEIYAQDVDIFSPCALGAIVNDQTIPTFKAKVIAGSANNQLAESRHGKVLHDLGIVYAPDYVINAGGVINVADELYGYNRERAMKRVETIYTSLEKIFAISKEEDIPTYLAANRLAEERIARVAKSRSQFLQNEKNILNGR
- a CDS encoding DUF342 domain-containing protein gives rise to the protein MQTRQPGFMLKDFETILRQNPRIKLTNFALLKEGLNEVTDTPVEIGKWLPSIVIEISRDKMSASLFVYETAEYIKENVQSIQKKVQKLLAEDNITYGILNVKLESIVTAKATLIAQGTPPVKGEDSQITYLELPERKPVIREDGKADYYDLNFIYEIEEGAWLGEKIHAQSGIPGINIYGESIPAPLGRDLPLNYDKKSAYEVEEEGKTVLRSKISGVVEEHQGMVSVNQHLPIDGDVGIETGNIEFNGSVSIKGTVQPGFSVVANGDISIEHPEGVSGAKLIKSLYGDIFIRGGIFGLGETLVEAAGDIFVKHVNDAHLVAGQNLNIGFYSLGSNLTAHSILVDERKGKIIGGTAIAKSTIVSAFTGNRLERPTELIIISINRAQSLEVIQYKASLLKSMHEDMVQLEAQIERILPVIHTLTPRQLAALELTKQKLASNKETAQNLDREIKQLMNDLRKVSKAEIHVTKEAYPGTYIQIGKKSTVLTSITNGRFLIENGELNV
- a CDS encoding dihydrolipoamide acetyltransferase family protein, with the translated sequence MTIQNIVMPQLGESVTEGKIERWLVQVGDKVNKYDPLAEVTTDKVNAEIPSSFAGVITELIANEGETLPVGAVVCAIEVEGSEMPPAPVEKSSNVSSAILNAGPQKKEEEKPAAKKEDKPVRTERKPGRFSPAVLALANEHDVDLAQITGTGVGNRITRKDVEAYVAAGKPTSQDISNDEQPTAFAEPKQESSSQESAQGSTQEPVSSPQPKQEIPVAAGDIEIPVTQVRKAIAKNMLRSAHEIPHAWMMMEVDVTELVEYRDSIKEDFKKKEGFNLTYFAFFLKAVSQALKEFPIINSVWAEDKIIQKKDINLSIAVATDDALFVPVIKNVDEKSIKGIAKEIHEYAHLVRNGKLKLEHMQGGTFTVNNTGSFGSVQSMGIINHPQAAILQVESIVKRPVIVQGNMIAPRSMVNLCLSLDHRILDGMICGKFLSRVKEILENVDKQKMSVY
- a CDS encoding alpha-ketoacid dehydrogenase subunit beta, whose product is MPVISYIDAINLAMKEEMERDDRVFVLGEDVGLKGGVFKATTGLYDKFGEARVLDTPLAESAIAGVAIGAAMYGMRPIAEMQFADFIMPAVNQIVSEAAKIRYRSNNDWSCPLVVRAPFGGGIHGALYHSQSVEAMFAGTPGLKIVIPSTPYDAKGLLKAAIRDPDPVLFFEHKRAYRLIKGEVPTDDYTLPIGKADVKREGDDVTVITYGLAVHFALQAAERLAKDGIETHILDLRTVYPLDQEAIIEAARKTGKILLITEDNKEGSIISEVAAIIGEHCLFELDAPIKRLAGPDVPAMPYAPTMEKFFMINPDKVEKAIRELAEF